The segment CTCGGTGCTGGGTGCGCTCGAGGCCACGGCAGTCGGTGTTGTCCTCGGTGCCCTTCCAGGGTTGCTATCGGTGTACGTCGGACGGACCGCCGAGTGGATTCTGCTGCGAGTGATGGATGCGGTGCTGTCGCTGCCATTCATCATCGTCGCGATCGCGGTCTCCGGGCTCGCTGGCGGGGGAATGCAGCCGGCGATGATCACCGTCGGTGTGTTGTTCACCCCCACGTTCTTCCGGATCGCGCGCTCGGCGACTCTCGGCCTTCGTCGCGCCGGGTACGTCGAGGCGGCCGAACTGTTCGGTTCGTCGACGACCCGGATGGTTCTTACCCACATCTGGGGCAAAGTCACCACCCCGATCGCGGTCGCCGCGGCGAGCACGACCGGCGCCGGACTGCTGATCGTGTCGTCGTTGCAGTTCCTAGGAATCGGCGTGACTCCGCCCGCGCCTACCTGGGGCGGAATGCTTGCCACCGACCTGACCTACTTGCACCACGCGCCGTTCGCGCCACTATGGCCGGCAGCGCTGATCATGCTCACCGTGGGCGCCCTGAACATCCTCGCGGACGCCATTCGCGAAGACAGCCCCACGACCCGTTCATCGCGCAAGAAGAAGGAGCGTGCCCGTGTCGACGCTAACTGAAACCCACGCCAACAGTGACAACGCCGCAGAGGCCGGCCGTGACCCGTTGCTGCGGATCGACAACCTCACCATCGGCACCGCCGACAAAGAACTGGTACACGGCGTCTCCTTCGAGGTCGGCAAGGGCGAGATCGTCGGCGTCGTAGGCGAATCCGGCAGCGGTAAGACGCTGACCTGCCGTGCGGTTCTAGGTCTGTTGCCAGGGGCCACGCGCGTCACCGGCGGCACCATCACGCTCGGCGATCAGGACGTGGCGCGATTCAGCGACAAACAATGGTTGGACGTGCGCGGACGACGGGTCGGTGCGGTGTTCCAGGATCCGGCCTCTTACCTGAACCCCTCGCTGACGATCGGTCGCCAGATCGCCGAAGTTCTCAAGCACACCAGCGATGTGGACCGCCATGAGATCCACGCGCGCTCTGTGGAACTACTCCATTCGGTTGGCCTGCGCGATACAGACCGAATCCTGAAGCAGCACCCGTTCGAACTTTCTGGCGGGATGTTGCAGCGGGCGCTTCTGGCAGTCGCGATCGCCGGAGAGCCGGAGTTGCTGATCGCTGATGAAGCGACTACGGCACTCGACGTGACGGTCCAGGCGGAGGTCCTCGACCTGCTGGAGAAGTTGCGGGTGGAGAAGGGGATGGCGATCCTGCTGGTATCGCACGACCTGGCACTGGTCGCAGAGCGCACGGATCGCGTGGCGGTGTTCTGCGACGGCCTGAAGGTCGAAGAGGGACCGACCGCACACGTAATCGCAAACCCGCAGCACGAGTACACGGCCGAGTTGCTCGCCGGAGCCCGGACAGTCGTCGGCCGCACCGACGGAGAGGTGTCCGCCTCGGGGGACGTCGTACTCGACGTTTCGCATCTGGACGTATCGCTCGGTCGCGGAAGCAAGCGGCGACAAATCCTCAACGGCGTGGACTTGCAAGTGCGTACCGGCCAGATTGTCGGACTCATCGGCGAAACCGGTTCGGGTAAGACCACGCTCGCGCGCAGCGTGCTGGGTCTGGCGAAGTCCAGTCGCGGTGAGCTCTCGATCGGTGGCTCGAATGTCACTTCGATCAAGGGTCGGTCACGACGGGCGTGGCGTCGCACCGGAACGGTGCAGTACGTGTTCCAGGATCCATTGCGCGCGCTTGATCCCGATATGACCGCGCGGCAGAGCATTGCCGAACCGCTGGTGATCGCCAAGGAATCGGGTATCGCCGACCGGGTGACCGAGGTTCTGCGCGCAGTCCGGCTGGATCCAGATCTCGCCGATCGCAAGCCTGCCGAGCTTTCCGGAGGTCAGCGGCAGCGCGTGTGCATCGCCAGGGCGTTGATCACCAACCCGTCGCTGCTGATTTGCGATGAGCCGGCGAGCGCGCTGGATGCTACGAACCGCAACCACATCCTGACGTTGCTGGACGATCTGCGCCGCACGCGCGAGATCGGCATCCTACTTATCTCGCACGACCTCGGCACGCTAGAAGGCCTCGCCGACGAAGTCGCGGTGCTGTACCACGGCAGCGTGGTCGAGTCCGGGCCGACGAGCGAGGTCTTCGCTGCACCATCGCACCTCTACACTCAACTACTCCTGGCGAGCACTCCCCATCTCGACGGTGCGCCCGTCGATTCTGATCGTCGATCCGCACTTCGCCGCGAAGTCGACTCGAAGCACCTGGAAGGAATCGCAAAATGAGCAACATCGAAGTACTCGGAATGGTTGGCACCCGCGAAGAGTCGGAGGCGATGGCTGCCGATACTGAAGACGGTATCGATGTCGATTACCTCCGCCGTTTCGCAAAAGCGCACGATGAGGCCGGTTTCGACCGCGTGCTGATCGGCTACAGTTCCACCTCGCCAGACGGCATGGCTGTGGCCGCCGATGTGCTGAACCAGACGAAGAAGCTCGGCGTGCTCATCGCCCACCGCCCCGGTTTCGTTACCCCCACGCTTCAGGCCCGCAAGGTTGGAACGCTTGATCAGCTCTCCGGCGGCGGCCGAGTGGCGATCCACCACATCTCCGGTGGTAGCGACTTCGATCAGCGCCGCGACGGCGACTACATCGACAAGGAAGCGCGTTACCGGCGTACTGCGGAGTTCATTCAGGTGCTCCGCCAGACTCTGGACTCGACCGAGCCGTTCGATTACGAGGGCGAGTTCTACAAGTTCGACCAGGCCTACAGCACCGTGCGTCCGGCATCGCCGGCGGGCATTCCGATCTACTTCGGCGGCCAGTCGCCGATTGCGGTCGAGGTCGGCGCCAAACACACCGATGTGTTCATGCTCTTCGGCGAGCCGCTGGAGCAAACGGCCGAGCGGATCGCAGTGATCCGGGCCGAAGCGGAGAAGTACGGCCGCACGGTCGAGTTCAGCCTTTCGACTCGCCCGATCGTCGCCGATACCGAGGATGGCGCATGGAAGCGTGCACAGGAGTTGTACGACGCCGCCGCGGCGCGTGTGCCTGATGCGCCCACCAAGGCACTCTGGGCGCCGGGGGCGTCGAACGCAGCGGTGTCGGCGCAACGCCTACAAGAATTGGCCCACGCGCAGGACGTGTACGACGAGCGGCTATGGATGGGCATGACCAAACTCGCTGGCCCAGGGGGCAACTCCACCGCGCCGGTAGGCACCGTCGAACAGGTCAGCGAAGCGCTGCTGAAGTACTACGACCTCGGCGTCACGAAGTTCCTGATTCGCGGTTTCGACCCACTCAACGACGTCATCGAGTGGGGTGAGGGCCTCGTCCCAGCGCTTCGCGCCGGTGCGCAGAACCGCCTGGCGGTGGGCGTGTGAGCGACGCCGTCAAGGTCGTCGGGATCGTCGCTAGTCCGAGTGAAGGCGGGCGGACGACGGCGGCGGTGGCGGGAATTCTCGCCGGCGCAACGAAAGCAGGCGCCGAAACCCGAATCATCGAACTGGCCAGCGCCGAGCGCTCGGTAGCGATCGAGGCGATCGACAGCGCCGACGCTGTGGTCTTCGGCAGCCCCGTATACCGGGCTACGTACAGCGCGCAACTGAAGGACGTGCTGGAGAATACGCAGCGTGGGCTGCACGGCGAGACCACGGCGCCACTGCGCGGCAAGGCGGCCGCCATCGCGTTCACTGGCGCCAGCGCGCATCACTTCCTGTCGACGGATTCGGCGCGAGCGATCTTGGCATCATTCTTCGCCACGCAAGTCCTGTCACCCGCGTTATACCTCGAGCACAAGGATTTCCAGGACCGAGAGACGCTGGGCGAGATCGCGACCGGGTGGGCCGATCAGCATGGGGCTGCGCTGGTCGATCTCGCTCGCGCCGTACGGGCATCCGCCGCGCTATCGACGCTAGATCCGCTGGTCTAGCGCGCACGCTCGTCATCGCGTGGCTGGTCTGTGATCGGTCCCTCGTGTTTGACTGCTATGTAACCAATCCATAGGCAGACATACACGGGGGACAGATGAAGATCGGGCTAATGGTTCCGCAGTTTGCACGCACAGCGTCAGCATCGGCGCTGCGGGACGTCGGTCAGGCGGCGGAGGAACTGGGCTACTCGACCCTGTGGACCGGCGATCATGTCGTCCTGCCCGAAGTGCAGAACTCCTTCTACCCCTTTTCGGATGACGGCATCTATCCAGTGCCGAAAGAGGGGCAGTTCTACGACCCGTTCGCCACGCTCGCATTCCTCGCCGGTGTCACCTCACGGATCGCCTTGGGAACGGGCGTGTGTGTGGTGCCGTACCGTGACCGCCTGGTGCTCGCGAAGTCGATTGCCACCGTCGATCAGGTATCGGAGGGTCGGCTGATCTTCGGTGCTGGTGCAGGCTGGCTCTCCGAAGAGTTCGACGCCCTCGGCGTGGACTTCAGTCAACGAGGCAAGATCACCAACGAGACGCTGGAGTTGCTGGAGCAGGCGTTCGGTGGTGACACCAAATTGGATTACAGCGGGCAGTACGTCGCCGCGACCGATGTGCACATCAGCCCGCAGCTACATCAGAAGCGCACGCTGCCGGTATGGATCGGCGGAGCATCGAAGGCGGCATTGAACCGGACCGCGCGGTTTGCAACGACCTGGTTCCCACACGTGAACGGCTCGACAGAACAGTTCCTGAACGCGGGCTCCGAGCGGATTCGGGCCCGTAAGGCCGAACTCGGCCTCGAGGGGTCCGTGGACACTGCGTTGTTCGTCCCGATTGAGGTCACTGACCATCCCACCGACGACGGTCCGGCGCACGAGCAGTGGATCGTACGGGGGACCGTGGATCAGATCCGGGAGGTCATCGAGGGATTCAGCGCACGCGGCGTGAGTGAGGCGCTCTTCGTGCACGGCGGCAGCGTGCGACGGCGGATTGAGACCATGCAGCGGCTCGTGTCCGGCGGCGTCCTGGAGGCCTAATCGCCGTTATCCGCCGGCGATGGTGTGTTCGGTCGTCGGCGGTGTGGGCCTGCGCGGCATCCGCATCAGCACCTCTTGGCTCAGCGAGGCCAGGAGGCGTCCGTCTGCGTCCATGATTCGTCCCTGCGCCATACCGCGACTACGCGAGTTCGTCGTCGGGTACACGTCGACATAGGTCCATTCGGTCAGCCGGGGCGGGCGATGGAACCACAGCGTGTGATCCAGGCTCATCGCGGCGAACCCCATACCGTTTGCATTCGACGCGCGTGCCGACCGGATCACGGTCAGATCGCTGATCGCCAGCAGCGCGGCGTGCTGCATGTAGCGCGCATCGTCGAGCTCGTCGGTGAGCCGGATCCAGTAGGGATGCAGCCTGTTCTCACCATCCCACGGGGTGATCGATCGGATCTCGAAAGCATTCGCGACCGAGAGCCGGTTGCCGGCCGGTAACGGATGCGCGTCGTCCGGCCGTAGCGCGGGTGCCGCGAACTCTTGTTGCCAGTCCTCGCCGTCTTCGCCGGTATGCGCGGACACCATCGCGCGCAGCAGTTCCCGCCCGTCCTGGTGCATGATCACCTGCCGGCTGCTGAAGGAGCCGCCGTCGCGAACCCGCTCGACCTCGACGCTGATGTCACGCCCCATGTCACCGGCACGCAGGAAGGTGGCCTGGATCGAGTTGGCATCACGATCGTCGCCGATCGTGCGCATCGCGGCGACGAATGCCTGCCCCAGCAGGAATCCGCCGAATAGGCGATCACCGCCTGCCGCGGTCGGCGCCCGGAACGAATCCGTGGTGACTTCTTTGAGGTCCAGTACTTCGCGCAGGGTTAACGGCATGCGTCTGCGTCTCCCGAGGTCGATGATGACGATCGCACTCACAGTACCGAGGTGCCTCTCACCAGCTGTCAGAGCGACCGTTCAGTCAGTTTCTGGGGGTCACGCCGTGGGGTTCCGCGCCGGGTACCGCTACGGTGAAGGGCAGTTTGCGACGAGGGGTAGGAGACACCACGAATGACTGCGCTTGACGATCTGAAGGTCCTCGACCTATCGACCGGAGTCGCTCCGGCCCTGATGACGATGATGCTCGCGGACTTCGGTGCCGACGTGCTCCGGGTGGAACACGCCGACGGCACTCGTGCTGCCAAGCGCGAGGATCCTGGCTACGCGATGTGGGATCGAAACAAACGATTGTCACTGCTGAACCCGGACGTGGCGGCGGATCGACAGCAGTTGGCCGCACTCATCG is part of the Cumulibacter soli genome and harbors:
- a CDS encoding NAD(P)H-dependent oxidoreductase, translating into MSDAVKVVGIVASPSEGGRTTAAVAGILAGATKAGAETRIIELASAERSVAIEAIDSADAVVFGSPVYRATYSAQLKDVLENTQRGLHGETTAPLRGKAAAIAFTGASAHHFLSTDSARAILASFFATQVLSPALYLEHKDFQDRETLGEIATGWADQHGAALVDLARAVRASAALSTLDPLV
- a CDS encoding ABC transporter permease, with product MSSFTRSVRGNRAAQAALVVLTFIAFLVAFGGLIAPYDPLQQSTAVLQGPSGAHWLGTDHLGRDTLSRLLEGSRISVLGALEATAVGVVLGALPGLLSVYVGRTAEWILLRVMDAVLSLPFIIVAIAVSGLAGGGMQPAMITVGVLFTPTFFRIARSATLGLRRAGYVEAAELFGSSTTRMVLTHIWGKVTTPIAVAAASTTGAGLLIVSSLQFLGIGVTPPAPTWGGMLATDLTYLHHAPFAPLWPAALIMLTVGALNILADAIREDSPTTRSSRKKKERARVDAN
- a CDS encoding TIGR03619 family F420-dependent LLM class oxidoreductase — its product is MKIGLMVPQFARTASASALRDVGQAAEELGYSTLWTGDHVVLPEVQNSFYPFSDDGIYPVPKEGQFYDPFATLAFLAGVTSRIALGTGVCVVPYRDRLVLAKSIATVDQVSEGRLIFGAGAGWLSEEFDALGVDFSQRGKITNETLELLEQAFGGDTKLDYSGQYVAATDVHISPQLHQKRTLPVWIGGASKAALNRTARFATTWFPHVNGSTEQFLNAGSERIRARKAELGLEGSVDTALFVPIEVTDHPTDDGPAHEQWIVRGTVDQIREVIEGFSARGVSEALFVHGGSVRRRIETMQRLVSGGVLEA
- a CDS encoding LLM class flavin-dependent oxidoreductase, which produces MSNIEVLGMVGTREESEAMAADTEDGIDVDYLRRFAKAHDEAGFDRVLIGYSSTSPDGMAVAADVLNQTKKLGVLIAHRPGFVTPTLQARKVGTLDQLSGGGRVAIHHISGGSDFDQRRDGDYIDKEARYRRTAEFIQVLRQTLDSTEPFDYEGEFYKFDQAYSTVRPASPAGIPIYFGGQSPIAVEVGAKHTDVFMLFGEPLEQTAERIAVIRAEAEKYGRTVEFSLSTRPIVADTEDGAWKRAQELYDAAAARVPDAPTKALWAPGASNAAVSAQRLQELAHAQDVYDERLWMGMTKLAGPGGNSTAPVGTVEQVSEALLKYYDLGVTKFLIRGFDPLNDVIEWGEGLVPALRAGAQNRLAVGV
- the nikE gene encoding nickel ABC transporter ATP-binding protein NikE yields the protein MSTLTETHANSDNAAEAGRDPLLRIDNLTIGTADKELVHGVSFEVGKGEIVGVVGESGSGKTLTCRAVLGLLPGATRVTGGTITLGDQDVARFSDKQWLDVRGRRVGAVFQDPASYLNPSLTIGRQIAEVLKHTSDVDRHEIHARSVELLHSVGLRDTDRILKQHPFELSGGMLQRALLAVAIAGEPELLIADEATTALDVTVQAEVLDLLEKLRVEKGMAILLVSHDLALVAERTDRVAVFCDGLKVEEGPTAHVIANPQHEYTAELLAGARTVVGRTDGEVSASGDVVLDVSHLDVSLGRGSKRRQILNGVDLQVRTGQIVGLIGETGSGKTTLARSVLGLAKSSRGELSIGGSNVTSIKGRSRRAWRRTGTVQYVFQDPLRALDPDMTARQSIAEPLVIAKESGIADRVTEVLRAVRLDPDLADRKPAELSGGQRQRVCIARALITNPSLLICDEPASALDATNRNHILTLLDDLRRTREIGILLISHDLGTLEGLADEVAVLYHGSVVESGPTSEVFAAPSHLYTQLLLASTPHLDGAPVDSDRRSALRREVDSKHLEGIAK
- a CDS encoding acyl-CoA thioesterase, with amino-acid sequence MPLTLREVLDLKEVTTDSFRAPTAAGGDRLFGGFLLGQAFVAAMRTIGDDRDANSIQATFLRAGDMGRDISVEVERVRDGGSFSSRQVIMHQDGRELLRAMVSAHTGEDGEDWQQEFAAPALRPDDAHPLPAGNRLSVANAFEIRSITPWDGENRLHPYWIRLTDELDDARYMQHAALLAISDLTVIRSARASNANGMGFAAMSLDHTLWFHRPPRLTEWTYVDVYPTTNSRSRGMAQGRIMDADGRLLASLSQEVLMRMPRRPTPPTTEHTIAGG